A section of the Candidatus Cloacimonadaceae bacterium genome encodes:
- a CDS encoding NADH-quinone oxidoreductase subunit H, producing the protein MNLTLKLLWAVISLGVVTAWGLTLVGIVQKIFARVQGRLGPPVWQPFIDIIKNNAIRTAVSHGIMFYLGPVFRIAGGVGTYMFIPVVFGSVYFSNFSVSGDLLLVMYFIFFGQLGMALGAGEGGHPYSAIAVARGLAQMTAFEVPFALSVISLVAQYGTLNITEIVAAQQGGFLNWTLFTNPLAVIAAMIAMLGMNMHNPFSVVIAPQEIPIGPPTEYQASFLGLLATNRGIFNAAKLVLFMNLYFGGATNLVEMVFKTFWIYMFSVFVGVAYPRFRTEQSIRFFLKYPTLIGLIAILIWVI; encoded by the coding sequence GCTGGGCGTCGTGACGGCGTGGGGTCTGACGCTCGTGGGAATCGTGCAAAAGATCTTTGCCCGCGTGCAGGGACGCCTCGGTCCACCCGTGTGGCAGCCCTTTATCGACATCATCAAAAACAATGCCATCCGCACCGCCGTGAGCCACGGGATCATGTTCTACCTCGGTCCAGTGTTCCGCATCGCAGGTGGGGTCGGCACCTATATGTTTATCCCGGTTGTCTTTGGCAGCGTCTATTTCAGCAATTTCTCCGTCTCCGGGGACCTGCTGCTGGTGATGTATTTCATCTTCTTCGGACAGCTTGGCATGGCGCTTGGCGCCGGAGAGGGAGGCCATCCCTATTCCGCCATTGCCGTGGCGCGCGGGCTGGCACAGATGACGGCTTTCGAAGTCCCCTTCGCGCTTTCCGTGATCAGCCTGGTGGCTCAATATGGCACCTTGAACATCACCGAGATCGTCGCCGCCCAACAAGGCGGGTTTCTGAACTGGACGCTCTTCACCAATCCCCTGGCTGTGATCGCGGCAATGATCGCCATGCTGGGCATGAACATGCACAATCCTTTCTCCGTGGTGATCGCTCCTCAGGAAATCCCCATCGGTCCGCCGACGGAGTATCAGGCATCCTTTTTGGGATTGCTCGCCACCAATCGAGGCATCTTCAACGCCGCCAAGCTGGTGCTCTTTATGAACCTCTATTTCGGTGGCGCCACCAACCTGGTGGAGATGGTCTTCAAGACCTTCTGGATCTACATGTTCAGCGTCTTCGTGGGTGTCGCCTACCCCCGTTTCCGCACCGAGCAATCCATCCGCTTTTTCCTCAAGTACCCCACTCTGATCGGGCTCATCGCAATCCTGATCTGGGTGATCTAA